The genomic segment ATGATATTTATATCATCCCCTTTTTTTATTTTTGCTGTTTATAGATATTTTTCAATTACACATGTTAGCGCTAGGCCAAAGCGCTAACTTCTGCCAGTGCCTGCTCTATTTCTTGTTCGTTATTAAGCAGTGACGGTGCAAAGCGTGCGTAGCTTTGACGATAAGGCGTGCTGCTCATGATAATGCCTTTGGCGTGCATCTTTTCTACCACTGTTTCGGGCGGCATGAATCAAACAAATTTGCCGCCGCATTTACACGGCTGATTTTGCTTGACAAAGACGGCTTACGGAATGAGTATTATTTTACTCATTATATGGAGCGTCTCAAATGATATAAGGAATGTATTACGTTTAAAGTTAGTAAACTTCTATTTTTTGCTTTATCTGCCCCCTGCCAATAGTAATTGCAAACCAAGCATTTACTAAGATTTGTGGATATATGCCGTCGGGTAAATTTCAAGAACCCGTCGAAAACACTTTGACTGGTGATAGTTACTACCCTGAGTGTCCAGCTAGCATCTCTCGCACAAGTTCAACTACTTGTGTTGTAGTGCTCCCCAGCCCTCGAGCAGAGGGAGGCGTGACTTACGTGCAGAGCCACGACCAAGTTACCCAGACTTGGGAGCCTTGTTTATGAGCTACACGGCGGATATTAGCTCTATTAACAGGCTTGTACGCTAGTAGCGTACAAGCAATTTTGCAATAGGAAAGTAAAACGTGTTGGTCATTATTCTTAGAAAATTCAATCTTATGTTTATACTGTTTACAATTCCACTAGCTTACGCCTCTGCTCAGCAAGCATACCAAAATGAAAAATCAGCTAGTGAAGACATTGAGAGAGTAGAAGTGCTTGGTTCTAAACCATTAAGTTCTCTTTTAAAGTTACGACACGAAAAGCGTTTCGCTTTTATGCATAAGTTTAACGATTTAATTGACGATGAAGATTTACATTTCGTATGTAAAAAACAAGTCGCCACTGGCTCCCACATTCGAAAGGAAGTGTGCAAAAACCAATTTGAATGGCGTATTATCCGAGAAATAGTAGACGAAGAAGTATCCAAAGGGAACGAGACCGGAGCATATGCAATCGCTCTCATGGGAAGCCAAGAACAAACGTATAGAAAAAAAGATTTATTGGAAAAAATTAACGGCCTTCTTGAAAAGAATGATGATTTTGCCAAATCATTACAAGAATTTAATAGCGCTGATGAGGCTTATAAAAAAGCGCATGCGAAGAAATTTGGCGTGTTAAGCCAGCATAAAAACTGATTGCCCATTCTCGTTATTGGATACGTCTCGTTATTGAATACGTCTCGTTGTTAAATGCTTCACATCGTATTGAAATCTACAATCAGGTCACAGCAAGCGCGTTAATAATATACACCACATTACGCAAGAGCTCGGATCTCAGCCAGCGCCAATTCTATTTCTTGTTCGTTATTAAGCAGTGACGGTGCAAAGCGTGCGTAGCTTTGACGATAAGGTGTGCTGCTCATGATAATGCCTTTGGCGTGCATCTTTTCTACCACTGTTTCGGGCGCTACCCCTTTCACATCAAAACACACTAAGCCAGATGAAAGTGAACTGTCACTCGGTGTATACAAAGTCACATGAGGCATTTTTGCTAGGCCTTGTTTAGTTTGCGTGTTTAATTGATGAATACGCTTTTGCACGTTTGCCTTGCCTAATTGAAGGTGTAATTTAAATGCCTCAGGCAATGCCCAGCGGTGCTCGAAAGAGTGAAAGCCTCCAGGAGACATATGCTCGCCAATTGGCACTTTATCTTGCGTCGTTGACCCCAGCCAAACATCGTAAGACGCTCCGAAGCTGGGAATAACAGGTTCGCTTTGGGCCCATGCTCGTTCATTTCCCCACACCACGCCTGTGCCCCTTGGCCCAAAGATCCACTTGTGAGTGCCGGCAACAAAAAAGTCACAGCCCAACTGACTAATATCTTGATCTTCTATGCCAAAACCATGAACACCATCAACACAAAATAGTATTTGTTGGTCAACTTTACGCTGACGGTTTAGCTTAGTAATAAAGTCTGCCATAGCCCGAATAGGCAGCTTTACGCCAGTGGATGAATGCACCCATGTAGCAGCCACCACTCTTGTTTTATCAGTGATAGCGTCGCGCAAACGCGTTTGCACATCGGCAACACTTACTCGTGAAGGCTGATCGTACAATGCTATGCGCTTTACTTGTGCCCCTGTGCGATTGGCACGATGCGCTAACGACATATCAGTAGAGTAATGATCATGCACAGTTTGCAGTATCTCATCCCCAGGTTGAAGTTTTAGCCCACTGTAGATCAGGCCCAGCCCCATGGTTGTGCTGTCTGTTAAGGCGATGTGTTGTGCTTCACCTCCCATATAGTCAGCGGCAGCCTGCATTATTTCACCGTCAATGGTAAGAAAGTGCTGATGCCAATAATCGGACGGGTTCTCATCAAATGCTTGTCTGTGCTTTTCGATGGCTTGGGATACAGGTTTGGGATGAGAAGCTAATAAAAAAGTAGATAACTGGATGTAATCTCGTGTTAGTGGAAATAAGTTACGCAGTGCCTGCCAATCTCCCGGCTCAAGAGCATTATTTGCGTCTGCTACCTTAGGTGCTGTTTTTGGTCCCGCTTTTAATACAGACGATATGCTGACCAAACCTGCCCCTGCGCTCAATCCTAATGCATGTAAAAATTGACGTCTTAACATCTGATTCTCCCTTTTATCATTCTTTTCGCCGCTCCTATGGCTAGCAATGCATCTACAACGAATTAAGCCATGAAGTAAGAAAGTTAAGTGTAGGAGCTATGTGTAAATTTCGCCTTTTTACAGCACTAATATGACACTCAAAAAAAGGTCAAAAAACACATAGATTAAATCGGCAAAGCCAAAAAACGAGAATGCTGAGTCACTCAACACAGTGCCTTCGAATGGCGGCACTGTGCGCTTGTGCTAGGCTTGCGAGATTTATTTCACTTCCATATGCGGTGAGCGATAAACGATTTCGTCGTTCAAATCGATACCAATTCCTGGGGTTTCAGTGACTTCAAAGAAACCATTTACCGGTTGTGGATCTTGAATACACAATTCGCGGTTCCAGTCTTTAATGGCGTAGGTATGGTGCTCGTGAATTAAAAAGTTAGGAATGGCCGTTTCTAGATGCAAACTCGCCGCCGTTGCTACAGGACCACCGCATACATGGGCCTGAATGCGCACGTCATACACATCAGCATAGTCGCACACTTTTTTCGCTTCAGTGAAGCCACCACATAAACCGATATCGGGCTGTAATACGTCTAAGCTCTGGTCTTCTAGATAGGGTCTAACACCCCAACGGTTATATAAGCGCTCGCCACCGGCAATGGGCACATTGACGCGCTTTGCGACCTTATCGTGTAACTTAGAGTTTAAGTAATTCACTGGCTCTTCGTAATACAAACAGCCGATGTCTTCTACCATTTCACCTAGCTGAATGGCCGTGGCAACCCCAGGTAGACTGTGGCATTCAAAAATAATATCTACGTCATCGCCTACTGCGTCACGAATGGCTTGCAGTCGTGCTCTAAATAAACGCATTTCAGGCTGGGTAAATAACTTGGTACGGTCAAAGTGCCCTGCTCCGGTTTTGTCATACACGATTGGGTCTACTTTTACTGCATCATAGCCTTCGGCCACCGCTTTTTCTGCTGCACGTCCGTAGTCAACCGGATCATTCAAACGCGTTACTTCTTTGTCCCAATCGAACTGTAACTGACTGGCATAAGTACGCAATTTGCCGTTGGTTTTACCGCCTAACAATTGATATAAAGGGACATTTAGCGCTTTGGCTTTAATGTCCCAAAGTGCCGTATCTATCGCACTCATGGCAGCATAAAATACTGGGCCGCCACCTAAGCCCCAGAACCCTTCTCTGAGCATTTTGCTCCACAGCAATTCTGTGTTGACTGGATTAAAGCCGATTAATAATGCCTCAGCGATTTCTTTGATCATATGCGCAGCAGCGCTGTGTCCCCAGTCGTATGCAAGGCCCGCTTCGCCGACCCCAGCGATGCCTTCATCCGTATGGATACGAATAAAAACCGGGTTCCACACTGGGCGTTTAGGGCATTCAATATCAAAAATTTCGACGCGAGTAATTTTCATTTATGCTGTTCCTGAAAGTAAATTTTAATAAATTGAGTAATATCGGGGATTATTCACAGAATAACGGATCGAGTTTATAGGCTTTGCGTAGCATAGCCGGCCAGGCTTTTTGGCCGCCAGTTTGCCCACTGTGTACCACATTAGCTTGGGCATAGATCCCATCGACAATCGCTTGCGGTATTTCAATAACAGACTGATTTGCTTGTAACAGATCCATTTGAATTTCACAGGCGCGCTGCAAGTCATAAAAACGCATAAAAGCGTCCCCCACAGTCGGACCTAACGTTAGGCCACCATGGTTGTGCAACAACATATGATTGTTGCTAGCTAAATCATCTTGCAAGCGCTTTTTCTCATCAGCATTTACCGCAAGGCCTTCATATTCGTGATAGCTCATTGATGACAACGAGAACATGGCATATTGACTCCAAGGCTGTAAACCGCCTTGCAAACTGGCAACACTAATGGTGGCTTTAGTGTGTAAATGTATCACGCACTGGGCGTCATGACGCACTTCATGTATTGCGCTGTGAATAGTGAAGCCTGCAGGATTAATGGTGTATTTTGAGTCATCAAGAATATTACCGTCTAAGTCTACTTTGACTAAATTAGACGCGGTAACCTCTTCGAAAGTCAGCCCAAAAGGATTAATCAGGTATTCGTCCGTCCCAGGAATACGTGCTGAGATGTGGGTGTAAATGAGATCTCCCCAGCGGGCATCAGCCACTAAACGGTAACAGGCAGCAAGATCTACTCGAGTTTGCCACTCAAGGTCAGAGACTTGCCCTTTTAAGCTTCTATCGGATAACGCAAACACCTTCGCTCCTTTTTTGATTGTCTTTCACAGATTCAACTTACCATTTGATAAGCAGTATATTTGCCCCGCTATACACGCCAACTCGGCTGCTGTTAGGGCATTTCGCCATTGACCCATTTATAGTAACTGAAACGCGAAGAATATCCGATACCTTAGGCGTTTAGCTTATAGGTTTTGTGTATAGCAGGAGAAGGTTTTGCATCCTTAATTCACTTGCTTTTTCTGTTTCAAATGCATCAAGCGTGGCACAATACCCAACTATTCCAACCGAGCACGAAGCAAAGCACATTTCCCCACGTGCCCACATAGCAAGCAGAATAAAAGGTGATAAACAATGAAAGCAGGTGCATGTCACATATTGGTCAAAACGGAAAAAGAAGCACAGCAACTTAAAGCGCAATTGGACAAAGGTGCGAACTTTCAGCAACTAGCGAAAAAGCATTCACTTTGCCCATCAGGTAAAAAAGGCGGCGATTTGGGTGAATTTAGCCCGGGTACTATGGTCAAGGCATTTGATAACGTGGTGTTTAAAAAGGACATTTTAACCGTACATGGCCCAGTGAAAACTCAATTCGGTTTCCACCTCATCAAAACCCTATATCGAAGTTAATTACCCCCTTACAATGGGCTCGGCTCAGCTTGCAGCCAATTTAACGGATCATATTGAGTCGTGGCGCAGGTCACGTGCAGTGTGAACGCGTGGCGCGATTTAGCTGAGCGATTTGGCGCGCTAAAATGCGGCAGTAAACCGTCAAAAACCACCAGCGAGCCTTTTTTAACTTCAAGGGGTCTAGCGTCTTCATCTTTCGGCCAAGGCGTGTCATCCAGCACCTTTAGCTCTGTGCTGTCATTAGCAAAGCGCATAAATTGCTCGCGCAGTGGCGTATCGCTGCCGTCAGCTTTAACTTGTAAACAACCATTTTCAATCGTAGCGTCTTCCACTGCAATCCAGAATGTCACCACGGACAAAGGATCACTTAAAAAATAGGTACCATCTTGATGCCAGCGGATCACCCCGCCAATCTTTGGTTGTTTGAAAATATACATAGACTGGTGAATTTGTGGCGCCAGCAAACCAACATCGTTGGCGACTTGGCGAATACGAGGGTCGTGACTGAATTTTTTAAACACGGGGTTCAAAGTATGTAATGCGTGACCAATTTTATTGATGCTAACTGCTTTTTCTTGCTGTAATTCACCGCTTTCATTAAAGGCCTCTTCTTCAAAAAAACAGCGAATTTTATCGCCTGATTGCAAAAAATAATCATCTCGAGATTTACTTTGATCTTGGGTAGAAAATACAGCGCGTGTTGAATTCGGATCGAATTGCTCCACTATCGCTTGCGCTTCACTTTTCAAGGATTGCATATCTGCCGCTGAAAAGTATTCGCTGAGCACCACGTATCCATTAGTTTGAAAAAGTTGTTTTTGTTCAGTAGTTAACACGCAAGATCTCACTGTCGTTTACAAAATTTTTAACAGTATATTGGCAAAGATTTACGACAAGCAAGCAGAGGTTAAATTGTACTTTGATTTTCTCGTTTACGAATGTACATCGCATGATCTGCTTTATGCAGCATATCGCTAACGCTAATGTCACTGTGAGCAAAAGTCACGCAGCCTACACTGGCATTTACCTTAATTTGCACGCTGTCAGTGCTGATTTTTATATTGTGAAGACGCTGAGTCATTCTCGCCTTAAGCGCCATTGGTAAAGACTCGTCCTCAAATCGCGCCAATCCCACGAATTCATCTCCCCCTAAGCGCCCTACTGCGTCTTGGTCGCGCATTTGCTTGCGAATAATTTTAGCGATAATTTGTAAAACTTCGTCTCCCGCTTTGTGGCCAAAGCTGTCATTTATTTGTTTAAAATTATCTAAATCAATATACAACAAG from the Paraglaciecola mesophila genome contains:
- a CDS encoding aminotransferase class V-fold PLP-dependent enzyme, whose amino-acid sequence is MLRRQFLHALGLSAGAGLVSISSVLKAGPKTAPKVADANNALEPGDWQALRNLFPLTRDYIQLSTFLLASHPKPVSQAIEKHRQAFDENPSDYWHQHFLTIDGEIMQAAADYMGGEAQHIALTDSTTMGLGLIYSGLKLQPGDEILQTVHDHYSTDMSLAHRANRTGAQVKRIALYDQPSRVSVADVQTRLRDAITDKTRVVAATWVHSSTGVKLPIRAMADFITKLNRQRKVDQQILFCVDGVHGFGIEDQDISQLGCDFFVAGTHKWIFGPRGTGVVWGNERAWAQSEPVIPSFGASYDVWLGSTTQDKVPIGEHMSPGGFHSFEHRWALPEAFKLHLQLGKANVQKRIHQLNTQTKQGLAKMPHVTLYTPSDSSLSSGLVCFDVKGVAPETVVEKMHAKGIIMSSTPYRQSYARFAPSLLNNEQEIELALAEIRALA
- a CDS encoding mandelate racemase/muconate lactonizing enzyme family protein, with protein sequence MKITRVEIFDIECPKRPVWNPVFIRIHTDEGIAGVGEAGLAYDWGHSAAAHMIKEIAEALLIGFNPVNTELLWSKMLREGFWGLGGGPVFYAAMSAIDTALWDIKAKALNVPLYQLLGGKTNGKLRTYASQLQFDWDKEVTRLNDPVDYGRAAEKAVAEGYDAVKVDPIVYDKTGAGHFDRTKLFTQPEMRLFRARLQAIRDAVGDDVDIIFECHSLPGVATAIQLGEMVEDIGCLYYEEPVNYLNSKLHDKVAKRVNVPIAGGERLYNRWGVRPYLEDQSLDVLQPDIGLCGGFTEAKKVCDYADVYDVRIQAHVCGGPVATAASLHLETAIPNFLIHEHHTYAIKDWNRELCIQDPQPVNGFFEVTETPGIGIDLNDEIVYRSPHMEVK
- a CDS encoding class II aldolase/adducin family protein, with protein sequence MFALSDRSLKGQVSDLEWQTRVDLAACYRLVADARWGDLIYTHISARIPGTDEYLINPFGLTFEEVTASNLVKVDLDGNILDDSKYTINPAGFTIHSAIHEVRHDAQCVIHLHTKATISVASLQGGLQPWSQYAMFSLSSMSYHEYEGLAVNADEKKRLQDDLASNNHMLLHNHGGLTLGPTVGDAFMRFYDLQRACEIQMDLLQANQSVIEIPQAIVDGIYAQANVVHSGQTGGQKAWPAMLRKAYKLDPLFCE
- a CDS encoding peptidylprolyl isomerase encodes the protein MKAGACHILVKTEKEAQQLKAQLDKGANFQQLAKKHSLCPSGKKGGDLGEFSPGTMVKAFDNVVFKKDILTVHGPVKTQFGFHLIKTLYRS
- a CDS encoding phytanoyl-CoA dioxygenase family protein; this encodes MLTTEQKQLFQTNGYVVLSEYFSAADMQSLKSEAQAIVEQFDPNSTRAVFSTQDQSKSRDDYFLQSGDKIRCFFEEEAFNESGELQQEKAVSINKIGHALHTLNPVFKKFSHDPRIRQVANDVGLLAPQIHQSMYIFKQPKIGGVIRWHQDGTYFLSDPLSVVTFWIAVEDATIENGCLQVKADGSDTPLREQFMRFANDSTELKVLDDTPWPKDEDARPLEVKKGSLVVFDGLLPHFSAPNRSAKSRHAFTLHVTCATTQYDPLNWLQAEPSPL